A single region of the Coregonus clupeaformis isolate EN_2021a chromosome 16, ASM2061545v1, whole genome shotgun sequence genome encodes:
- the LOC121583975 gene encoding N-lysine methyltransferase KMT5A-A, whose protein sequence is MAKEIDSTNREIKARERTNNRHLDDLIKHGVEEGLQVKNIEGKGRGVFAVRCFKKGPFVIEYHGDLLHLADAKKREALYAQDPGTGCYMYYFHYLSKTYCVDATKESTHLGRLINHSKNGNCQTKLHDMDGIPHLILVASRDIEAEEELLYDYGDRSKESISAHPWLKY, encoded by the exons ATGGCAAAAG AAATTGACTCAACAAACAGAGAAATCAAAGCAAGGGAAAG AACGAATAACAGACACCTTGATGACCTGATAAAACATGGAGTTGAAGAAGGACTGCAG GTAAAAAATATAGAGGGGAAGGGAAGAGGAGTGTTTGCCGTCAGATGTTTCAAGAAGGGTCCATTTGTAATTGAGTATCATGGAGACTTGTTGCATCTGGCTGATGCCAAGAAGAGAGAGGCTCTGTATGCCCAAGACCCCGGGACCGGCTGCTACATGTACTATTTTCACTATCTCAGCAAAACCTACTG tgtgGATGCTACAAAAGAATCAACTCACCTGGGAAGGCTGATAAACCACAGTAAAAACGGCAACTGCCAGACCAAGCTCCATGACATGGATGGAATACCTCATCTCATACTGGTGGCTTCCAGGGACATTGAGGCAGAGGAAGAGCTGCTTTATGACTATGGTGACCGCAGCAAGGAATCAATCTCTGCTCACCCTTGGCTCAAATACTGA